One window of the Chryseobacterium camelliae genome contains the following:
- a CDS encoding AMP-binding protein, which produces MVSKFNNLRINNLGAGAEFEKKIEKFLEDWFSDSGTVEVQTSGSTGTPKIFGIEKKRMMNSAQMTCDFLGLKEGDMALLCLPVEYISGKMMLVRSIIRHLELFISEPSVKPLENLNYTIDFCAMTTLQVEHSLDKLPLIRNLIIGGAAVSESLKQKIAGSENRIYETYGMSETLSHIALKQLAPVSEDYFTAFDHISISTDSRGCLKIYAPELNEEVLQTNDLVEIINAKQFRFLGRADHVINSGGAKIFPEQLEALVKKEIPAEAVFLGLEDERLGQKLILVIESDDSDEIRERIKSIPFKKNFHHPKEVLFVSEIPRTPNGKVSRIQLKEKISQEKKHQ; this is translated from the coding sequence ATGGTAAGTAAATTCAATAATCTCAGAATTAATAATTTAGGTGCAGGAGCTGAATTTGAAAAAAAAATCGAAAAATTTTTAGAAGATTGGTTTTCGGATTCGGGTACAGTAGAGGTGCAGACTTCAGGATCAACCGGCACGCCCAAAATTTTCGGGATTGAAAAAAAACGGATGATGAATTCTGCACAGATGACCTGTGATTTTCTGGGACTGAAAGAAGGAGACATGGCTTTGCTATGCCTTCCGGTAGAATATATTTCCGGAAAAATGATGCTGGTAAGGTCCATAATAAGGCATCTTGAGCTTTTCATTTCCGAACCGTCGGTAAAGCCTCTGGAAAACCTGAACTATACAATTGACTTCTGTGCCATGACAACTTTACAGGTGGAGCATTCTTTGGATAAGCTGCCGTTGATCAGGAATCTCATTATAGGCGGAGCAGCAGTTTCAGAAAGCCTGAAGCAGAAAATAGCCGGTTCTGAAAACCGTATCTATGAAACCTATGGCATGTCCGAAACCCTTTCTCATATTGCCTTAAAGCAGCTTGCTCCGGTAAGCGAGGATTATTTTACGGCTTTTGATCATATTTCCATTTCTACAGATAGCAGGGGATGCCTTAAGATCTATGCTCCGGAGCTGAATGAAGAGGTTTTGCAGACCAACGATCTCGTGGAAATTATCAACGCAAAGCAATTCAGGTTCCTGGGAAGGGCTGATCATGTGATTAATTCAGGTGGTGCGAAAATATTTCCTGAACAGCTGGAAGCTTTGGTGAAAAAAGAAATTCCTGCTGAAGCGGTATTCTTAGGGCTGGAAGATGAACGTTTGGGTCAGAAATTGATACTGGTGATAGAAAGTGATGATTCGGATGAAATCCGGGAAAGGATTAAAAGCATTCCTTTTAAAAAAAACTTCCACCATCCTAAAGAAGTACTATTCGTCAGTGAGATTCCACGTACTCCAAACGGGAAAGTCAGCCGGATACAACTCAAAGAGAAAATCAGTCAGGAAAAGAAACATCAATAG
- a CDS encoding transposase, translated as MKLLFPRENYTVLTSKTAKGRKGSIIAIIKGTQSETVIEQLLKIGRKLRKNVKEITLDMAGSMKLIAKRCFPDAIKVIDRFHVQKLATEALQELRINYRWEAIELENRLLDEAKKKKEPIEIETFENGDTRKQLLAGSRYLLYKSREKWTPSQIQRAEILFTEYPDLKKAYRLSDGLRKIYNQNIPKSIAMTKLAHWFRDVETSGFKSFSVLRKTIMNHYSDILNFFDRRSTNASAESFNAKIKNFRLQLRGVKDRTFFLFRLTKLFA; from the coding sequence ATGAAGTTGCTCTTTCCCAGGGAGAATTACACCGTTCTTACTTCCAAAACAGCAAAAGGCAGGAAAGGCAGTATCATTGCCATTATCAAAGGTACACAGAGTGAGACGGTCATTGAGCAGCTTCTGAAAATAGGCAGGAAGCTTCGCAAAAATGTAAAGGAAATTACCCTTGATATGGCCGGGTCTATGAAACTCATTGCCAAACGCTGTTTTCCTGATGCTATTAAAGTCATAGACCGGTTCCATGTTCAGAAGCTCGCCACTGAAGCCCTTCAGGAATTAAGGATCAACTATCGTTGGGAAGCTATAGAGCTGGAAAATAGACTGCTCGATGAAGCAAAGAAAAAAAAGGAGCCTATTGAGATAGAAACGTTTGAAAACGGGGATACCCGCAAACAGCTTCTGGCAGGAAGCCGGTATTTACTCTACAAAAGCAGAGAAAAGTGGACGCCTTCTCAAATTCAGAGGGCTGAAATTTTATTTACCGAATATCCCGATTTAAAGAAGGCTTATAGGCTGTCGGATGGACTACGAAAGATTTATAATCAGAATATTCCTAAATCTATTGCGATGACAAAGTTAGCGCATTGGTTCAGGGATGTTGAAACATCAGGTTTTAAATCATTCTCAGTTTTAAGGAAAACAATAATGAATCATTACAGCGATATCTTAAATTTTTTCGACAGAAGAAGTACTAACGCCTCGGCAGAATCTTTTAATGCCAAAATCAAAAACTTCAGATTGCAGCTCCGTGGAGTGAAAGACCGAACTTTCTTCTTATTCAGATTGACTAAACTTTTTGCATAG
- a CDS encoding autotransporter domain-containing protein, producing MIKKLITLGIFSLSFLAFAQQKFSIIPSVGYAWRTAETASGLTRDEKEYVKGLKHGVNFDVAAYYHPKGSANIAIGVKYSDFSASSSGFMTASDNNGTLYSIPVTTKDKITFFGPSIFVSNYNEPSRHKLFVDLALGVITYTTKTTANNTPVNAKGKGNNLGVDAGIGYQYMIHKNFLIGPKLGLTAGTLKKMTVNGVSYEFGEKEREGLHRVSLSAAATFRF from the coding sequence ATGATAAAAAAACTGATAACATTAGGGATTTTTTCCCTTTCCTTCCTTGCCTTTGCACAACAGAAATTTTCCATTATCCCTTCGGTAGGATATGCCTGGAGAACTGCGGAAACGGCTTCCGGATTGACCAGGGATGAAAAAGAATATGTAAAAGGCCTGAAACATGGAGTCAATTTTGATGTTGCAGCATATTATCATCCTAAGGGAAGTGCCAATATTGCTATAGGGGTAAAGTATTCCGATTTCAGTGCTTCCAGCAGCGGGTTTATGACAGCTTCTGATAATAACGGAACCCTGTATTCTATTCCTGTTACTACCAAGGATAAGATTACCTTCTTCGGACCGTCTATTTTTGTTTCCAATTATAATGAGCCTTCTAGGCATAAATTGTTTGTTGACCTGGCGTTGGGTGTCATTACCTACACCACGAAAACTACCGCTAATAATACGCCGGTCAATGCCAAAGGAAAAGGGAATAATCTCGGAGTGGATGCCGGGATAGGATACCAGTATATGATCCACAAAAACTTCCTGATCGGCCCTAAACTCGGGTTAACAGCAGGAACCCTGAAGAAGATGACTGTTAACGGGGTCTCTTATGAATTCGGGGAGAAAGAAAGGGAAGGTTTACACCGAGTTTCTCTGAGTGCAGCGGCTACATTCCGTTTTTAA
- a CDS encoding deoxyhypusine synthase family protein, translating into MSKPITEFIEKYYLHFNAAALVDASKGYVAHLKDGGKMMVTLAGAMSTAELGKIFAEMIRQGKVDFISCTGANLEEDLMNLVAHSHYERVPHYRDLTPQEEWDLLERGLNRVTDTCIPEEEAFRRLQKHIVEIWKDAETKGERYFPHEYMYKMILSGVLEQYYEIPRENSWMIAAAEKNLPIVVPGWEDSTMGNIFASYCIKGELQPSTMKSGIEYMTYLADWYTKNSAGKGVGFFQIGGGIAGDFPICVVPMLYQDMEMHDIPFWSYFCQISDSTTSYGSYSGAVPNEKITWGKLDITTPKFIVESDATICAPLMFSYILEN; encoded by the coding sequence ATGAGCAAACCGATTACCGAATTTATAGAAAAATATTACCTGCACTTCAATGCAGCAGCATTGGTGGATGCTTCCAAAGGCTATGTTGCCCACCTTAAAGACGGGGGGAAAATGATGGTTACCCTTGCCGGAGCCATGTCTACAGCAGAATTGGGGAAAATATTCGCAGAGATGATCCGTCAGGGAAAAGTGGATTTCATTTCCTGTACAGGAGCCAACCTGGAAGAAGACCTGATGAACCTGGTGGCGCATTCCCACTATGAAAGAGTACCTCATTACCGGGACCTGACGCCGCAGGAAGAATGGGATCTTCTGGAAAGAGGCCTGAACAGGGTTACCGATACCTGTATTCCTGAAGAAGAGGCATTCAGAAGGCTGCAGAAACATATCGTGGAAATCTGGAAAGATGCTGAGACCAAAGGAGAACGCTATTTCCCGCATGAATACATGTACAAAATGATCCTTTCGGGAGTTTTGGAGCAGTATTATGAAATCCCGAGAGAAAACTCCTGGATGATTGCTGCAGCTGAGAAAAACCTTCCGATTGTAGTTCCTGGATGGGAGGATTCCACGATGGGGAATATCTTCGCTTCATACTGCATCAAAGGTGAGCTTCAACCGTCAACGATGAAATCAGGAATCGAATACATGACCTACCTGGCCGATTGGTATACTAAGAATTCAGCAGGAAAAGGAGTAGGTTTCTTCCAGATCGGAGGAGGTATTGCAGGGGATTTCCCAATCTGTGTGGTACCGATGCTGTATCAGGATATGGAGATGCATGACATTCCGTTCTGGTCTTATTTCTGCCAGATCTCAGATTCTACGACATCTTACGGATCATATTCCGGAGCTGTTCCTAATGAGAAAATTACCTGGGGTAAACTGGATATCACCACACCGAAATTTATCGTTGAAAGTGATGCCACCATCTGTGCACCGCTGATGTTCTCGTATATCCTGGAAAACTAA
- the arfB gene encoding alternative ribosome rescue aminoacyl-tRNA hydrolase ArfB: protein MRDFSRELQFKTSRSSGAGGQNVNKVETSVTVLWNVSGSLFFNDAQKALISDKLKNRINAEGMLFLTVSESRTQLMNKNKAIEKIIELVDKALVIPKKRWATKPSKGQKQKRLDTKKKLSDKKENRRFKF from the coding sequence ATGAGAGATTTTTCACGGGAGCTTCAGTTTAAAACGTCACGCAGCAGTGGTGCCGGTGGCCAGAATGTCAATAAGGTGGAAACTTCCGTTACCGTATTGTGGAATGTTTCCGGATCCCTGTTTTTCAATGATGCTCAAAAAGCTTTGATTTCGGATAAGCTCAAAAACCGGATCAATGCAGAAGGAATGCTGTTCCTTACCGTATCTGAAAGCAGGACCCAGCTGATGAATAAAAATAAAGCGATAGAAAAAATCATAGAGTTAGTGGACAAAGCGCTTGTTATTCCTAAGAAAAGATGGGCTACAAAACCGTCCAAAGGCCAGAAGCAAAAGAGACTGGATACCAAAAAGAAGCTCTCTGACAAGAAAGAAAACCGGCGTTTTAAATTTTGA